One stretch of Nocardia mangyaensis DNA includes these proteins:
- a CDS encoding DUF2637 domain-containing protein translates to MNRTAAVQPVHRPSTRRMDAAELTAMAMTIVIGLGAFVWSFAALTELSVMAGIDPRLAWVGPIFVDGAIVQSAVALVSLQRRARQGVTIPAATKWFFWTELFAAELISVVGNGLHAAESGQRILPAAIAAGVAGAAPLFGLAATHGLSALIEVPRAPELPQAAPEFGSARLDSDSTPVDAVWTALDTDRTALDSGATPVVEALDTAPEPESIADRDTEILRRRAAGESTRTIGAAVGLSHSRVAQIIAAAETDDDTGEVLSLVR, encoded by the coding sequence ATGAACCGTACAGCCGCTGTACAGCCCGTCCACCGTCCGTCTACCCGGCGGATGGACGCCGCCGAACTGACCGCGATGGCGATGACGATCGTGATCGGACTCGGCGCGTTCGTCTGGTCGTTCGCGGCCCTGACCGAGTTGTCGGTGATGGCCGGTATCGACCCGCGTCTAGCGTGGGTCGGCCCGATCTTCGTCGACGGAGCAATTGTCCAGTCCGCTGTAGCCCTGGTTTCACTGCAGCGCAGAGCCCGCCAAGGCGTCACGATCCCCGCGGCGACGAAGTGGTTCTTCTGGACCGAGCTGTTCGCCGCCGAACTGATCTCGGTGGTCGGAAATGGTCTCCACGCTGCGGAATCCGGACAGCGGATCCTGCCCGCAGCCATCGCTGCCGGTGTCGCCGGTGCGGCTCCGCTGTTCGGTTTGGCTGCCACGCACGGGTTGTCGGCCCTGATCGAGGTCCCGCGCGCTCCCGAGCTGCCTCAGGCCGCGCCCGAGTTCGGTTCGGCGCGACTGGACAGCGATTCGACACCGGTAGACGCGGTGTGGACAGCGCTGGACACTGACCGGACAGCACTGGACAGCGGGGCGACACCGGTTGTCGAGGCCCTGGACACCGCACCGGAGCCGGAGTCGATCGCCGACCGCGACACCGAGATCCTGCGCCGCCGCGCGGCGGGGGAGTCCACACGCACGATCGGCGCCGCGGTCGGTCTGTCGCACTCCCGCGTCGCGCAGATCATCGCCGCCGCCGAGACCGACGACGACACGGGGGAGGTGCTGAGCCTGGTTCGCTGA